One Leucoraja erinacea ecotype New England chromosome 5, Leri_hhj_1, whole genome shotgun sequence DNA segment encodes these proteins:
- the itgb1bp1 gene encoding integrin beta-1-binding protein 1, protein MFRKGKKRHSSSSSQGSEISTKSKSVDSSLGGLSRSSTVASLDTDSTKSSGQSNSNFDTCNEFRVKYLGAIENLKASLVECLQGPQDLINYIDLAQQYGKLPFTPSEEECILCVSKYGIKVASSDQFDILHRHPLYLIVRVICYDDGLGMGKSLLAIKTTDGNQTEYSICLYQCNSLEQAQTICKILSTAFDSALSSDKS, encoded by the exons ATGTTTCGGAAAGGCAAGAAACgccacagcagcagcagttcTCAAGGCAGTGAGATCAGCACGAAGAGCAAG TCAGTAGATTCCAGTCTGGGTGGCCTGTCAAGATCCAGTACGGTGGCTAGCCTTGACACAGATTCCACAAAGAGTTCAG GTCAGAGTAACAGTAACTTTGACACGTGCAATGAATTCCGAGTGAAGTATTTGGGTGCTATCGAAAACTTAAAAGCCAGTTTAGTCGAATGTCTTCAAGGACCACAAGATTTGATTAATTATATTGATTTGGCACAG CAATATGGAAAGCTACCATTTACTCCATCAGAAGAGGAGTGTATTTTGTGCGTTTCTAAATATGGTATCAAAGTTGCATCCTCTGATCAGTTT GACATTTTGCACAGGCATCCATTGTATTTAATAGTGCGAGTGATCTGTTATGACGATGGGCTCGGGATGGGAAAAAGCCTCCTTGCTATAAAAACCACCGATGGAAACCAGACAGAGTACAGTATCTGCCTGTATCAATGCAATAGCTTG GAACAAGCTCAAACAATCTGCAAAATTCTATCCACTGCTTTCGATTCAGCACTTTCATCAGATAAATCCTGA